A window of Mycolicibacterium fluoranthenivorans contains these coding sequences:
- a CDS encoding 1,4-dihydroxy-2-naphthoate polyprenyltransferase — MATFAQWVEGARPRTLPNAVAPVLAGTGAAAWLGGAVWWKALLALLVSLALIVGVNYANDYSDGIRGTDDVRSGPLRLVGSKVASPRAVLTAAIVSLLIGATAGLALAILSQPWLIAVGAACIAGAWLYTGGSTPYGYRGLGEIAVFVFFGLVAVLGTQYTQALRVDWVGLAAAVAMGCLSSAVLVANNLRDIPTDSETGKITLAVRLGDTRTRVLYQVLVAVAFALTLVLMLATPWCAAGLVAAPLAVRAAAPVRRGLGGRDLIPVLRDTGLTMLVWSVAVAAALAFG, encoded by the coding sequence ATGGCTACCTTTGCGCAGTGGGTGGAAGGCGCGCGCCCTCGCACCCTGCCCAACGCCGTGGCACCCGTTCTCGCCGGCACCGGCGCGGCCGCCTGGCTGGGCGGGGCCGTGTGGTGGAAGGCGCTGCTGGCACTGCTGGTCTCGCTGGCCCTGATCGTCGGGGTGAACTATGCGAATGACTATTCCGACGGTATCCGCGGCACCGACGATGTGCGGTCCGGTCCGCTGCGGCTGGTCGGCTCGAAGGTGGCCTCCCCGCGCGCGGTGCTGACCGCGGCGATCGTCAGCCTGCTCATCGGCGCCACCGCCGGCCTGGCCCTGGCGATCCTCAGCCAGCCCTGGCTGATCGCCGTCGGCGCCGCGTGCATCGCCGGGGCCTGGCTGTACACCGGCGGCTCGACGCCCTACGGCTACCGCGGACTCGGCGAGATCGCGGTGTTCGTCTTCTTCGGCCTGGTCGCGGTGCTGGGCACGCAATACACCCAGGCGTTGCGCGTGGACTGGGTGGGCCTGGCCGCCGCGGTGGCGATGGGCTGCCTGTCCTCGGCGGTGCTGGTGGCCAACAACCTGCGCGATATCCCCACCGATTCCGAAACCGGCAAGATCACCCTGGCCGTGCGGCTCGGCGATACCCGCACCCGGGTGCTCTATCAGGTGCTGGTGGCGGTGGCCTTCGCGCTGACGCTGGTGCTCATGCTGGCCACCCCGTGGTGCGCCGCGGGGCTGGTGGCCGCACCCCTGGCAGTGCGCGCCGCCGCCCCCGTCCGCCGCGGTCTCGGTGGGCGCGACCTGATCCCG
- a CDS encoding S-methyl-5'-thioadenosine phosphorylase, with protein sequence MHHNGRMLGVIGGSGFYSFFGTDARSINLDTPYGAPSAAITVGVVGEHEVAFLPRHGVAHEFSPHTVPYRANMWALRALGVRRIFAPCAVGSLTPGLGPGAMVVPDQLVDRTSGRADTYFDSGGIHVGFADPYCPTLRSAAADLPGIVDGGTMVVIQGPRFSTRAESRWFADQGFTLVNMTGYPEAVLARELEMCYAAIALVTDLDAGVEAGAGVRAVDVFAEFERNMVGFKKLVREAIAGVAPERSCTHCLAHDGVALPFELP encoded by the coding sequence ATCCACCACAATGGGCGGATGCTCGGAGTAATCGGCGGCAGCGGCTTCTATTCGTTCTTCGGAACCGATGCGCGCAGCATCAACCTCGACACCCCCTACGGCGCGCCCAGCGCCGCCATCACCGTCGGCGTGGTCGGCGAGCATGAAGTCGCCTTCCTGCCGCGGCACGGCGTGGCCCACGAGTTCTCCCCGCACACCGTGCCGTACCGCGCGAACATGTGGGCGCTGCGGGCACTGGGGGTGCGGCGCATCTTCGCGCCGTGTGCCGTCGGCAGCCTGACACCCGGGCTCGGACCGGGTGCCATGGTGGTACCCGATCAGCTGGTGGACCGCACCAGTGGGCGCGCGGACACCTACTTCGACTCCGGCGGTATCCACGTCGGATTCGCCGACCCGTACTGCCCGACGCTGCGGTCCGCGGCGGCGGACCTGCCGGGCATCGTCGACGGCGGCACCATGGTGGTGATCCAGGGCCCGCGGTTCTCCACCCGCGCCGAGAGCCGGTGGTTCGCCGATCAGGGGTTCACCCTGGTCAACATGACCGGCTACCCCGAGGCGGTGCTCGCCCGGGAGCTGGAGATGTGTTACGCGGCAATCGCTTTGGTGACCGATCTGGATGCCGGAGTGGAAGCGGGTGCGGGAGTGAGGGCGGTGGACGTCTTCGCCGAATTCGAACGCAACATGGTCGGCTTCAAGAAGCTGGTCCGCGAGGCGATCGCGGGAGTGGCCCCCGAACGCTCCTGCACGCACTGCCTGGCCCATGACGGTGTGGCGCTGCCGTTCGAGCTCCCATAG
- a CDS encoding nitronate monooxygenase, with product MTSALCTQYGIDFPLFAFSHCRDVVAAVTNAGGFGVLGGAAFTPDQLEQELTWIDQHVNGKPYGVDIIVPAKFEGKGEALSKADLAARIPQGHREFIDNLLREHGIEPDPKPRTGAPVLAGGTGSDLLEVALSHPIKLMANALGVPPDYMIEAGREHGIPVAALVGAKEHAVKQVAAGVDLIVAQGTEAGGHCGEVSTLVVVPEVIEAIEAAGSSVPVLAAGGIVTGRQMAASVALGAAGAWTGSVWLTTEEAETEPHTVAKMLAATSRDTVRSAGRTGKPSRQLVSDWTDAWAPKGGQQPLPLPLQNMLSEPVLRRIDALAAQGHEGAQALATYFVGQGVGLMNKVKPARDVVLEFIEDYVAATERLSGSLPD from the coding sequence ATGACATCGGCCCTGTGCACGCAATACGGTATCGACTTCCCGCTGTTCGCCTTCAGTCACTGCCGCGACGTGGTGGCAGCGGTCACCAATGCCGGCGGGTTCGGCGTGCTCGGCGGTGCGGCTTTCACCCCTGACCAGCTCGAACAAGAGCTGACCTGGATCGACCAGCATGTGAATGGCAAGCCCTACGGCGTCGACATCATCGTCCCGGCCAAGTTCGAGGGCAAGGGCGAAGCACTCAGCAAGGCCGATCTGGCCGCACGGATCCCGCAGGGGCACCGCGAGTTCATCGACAACCTGCTGCGTGAGCACGGTATCGAGCCCGACCCCAAACCGCGCACCGGTGCTCCGGTGCTGGCCGGAGGCACCGGCTCCGATCTGCTGGAGGTCGCGCTGAGTCACCCGATCAAGCTGATGGCCAACGCGCTCGGGGTGCCGCCGGACTACATGATCGAGGCCGGGCGCGAGCACGGGATTCCGGTCGCCGCCCTGGTCGGGGCCAAGGAGCATGCCGTCAAGCAGGTCGCCGCCGGCGTGGACCTGATCGTCGCGCAGGGCACCGAAGCCGGCGGGCACTGCGGTGAGGTGTCCACCCTGGTGGTGGTCCCCGAAGTCATCGAAGCCATCGAGGCCGCCGGCAGTTCGGTACCGGTGCTCGCCGCCGGCGGCATCGTCACCGGACGGCAGATGGCCGCATCGGTGGCGCTCGGCGCGGCCGGGGCGTGGACGGGATCGGTGTGGCTGACCACCGAAGAGGCCGAGACCGAACCGCACACCGTGGCCAAGATGCTGGCCGCGACCTCGCGGGACACCGTGCGCTCGGCCGGCCGCACCGGCAAGCCGTCGCGCCAGCTGGTGTCGGACTGGACCGACGCCTGGGCGCCCAAGGGCGGCCAGCAACCGCTTCCGTTGCCGCTGCAGAACATGCTCAGTGAGCCGGTGCTGCGCCGCATCGATGCGCTGGCGGCGCAGGGGCACGAGGGCGCGCAGGCCTTGGCGACGTACTTCGTCGGCCAAGGTGTCGGGTTGATGAACAAGGTCAAGCCGGCGCGCGATGTGGTGCTGGAATTCATCGAGGACTATGTGGCCGCCACGGAGCGGCTGAGCGGCTCGCTGCCGGACTAG
- a CDS encoding alpha/beta hydrolase — MTTLLADAAAADPYHHGLSLLRGWLPIVIQLVTAAILLAAVGWRTRRWRLLWLPLAVMIGVAAAAWANWFIDSQGMADDPAPDELWVWIGLSGLAIGVAVFGFASAAWWRRGVSVLAVGACLLSTALAVNFWVGYFPTVQTAWNQLTAGPLPDETDLATVQAQKASHTVPAHGAVVPVTIPADASGFTHREELVYLPPAWFAGDARLPTVMMIGGEFNTPADWLRTGDAAATMDGFAAAHGGNAPVFVFIDSGGSFNNDTECVNGPRGDVADHLTKDVVPYMNSTFGVSPAAANWGIVGWSMGGTCAVDLTVMHPELFSAFVDIAGDLGPTAGTKEQTVARLFGGSEAAWAQFDPSTVMTARAGYQGVSGWFQISSDAPTPHTGNQAAASDAVGLGGRDAGGNPGDQTAAAQTLCRLGAAKGMDCAVISAPGKHDWPFAKAAFTASLPWLAGKLGTPGVPRVGFPTAAAAAPISVAEPATGR, encoded by the coding sequence GTGACGACGCTGCTCGCCGATGCCGCCGCGGCGGATCCGTATCACCACGGTCTTTCGCTGTTGCGGGGCTGGCTGCCGATCGTGATCCAGCTGGTGACCGCCGCGATCCTGCTCGCCGCGGTCGGCTGGCGCACCCGGCGCTGGCGGCTGCTGTGGCTACCTCTGGCCGTCATGATCGGGGTCGCCGCGGCGGCGTGGGCGAACTGGTTCATCGACTCGCAGGGAATGGCCGACGACCCGGCCCCGGATGAGTTGTGGGTGTGGATCGGGCTCAGCGGGCTGGCCATCGGTGTCGCCGTGTTCGGTTTCGCCTCGGCCGCATGGTGGCGGCGCGGGGTGTCCGTCCTCGCGGTGGGCGCCTGCCTGCTCAGCACCGCGCTGGCGGTCAACTTCTGGGTCGGCTACTTCCCGACGGTGCAGACCGCGTGGAACCAGCTGACCGCCGGGCCGCTGCCCGACGAAACCGATCTGGCCACCGTGCAGGCGCAGAAGGCGAGCCACACCGTGCCCGCGCACGGCGCGGTGGTGCCGGTGACCATCCCGGCCGATGCCTCGGGATTCACACACCGCGAAGAACTGGTGTATCTGCCGCCGGCGTGGTTCGCCGGTGACGCCAGGTTGCCGACGGTGATGATGATCGGGGGCGAGTTCAACACCCCTGCCGACTGGTTGCGCACCGGCGATGCCGCCGCCACCATGGACGGCTTCGCGGCCGCGCATGGCGGCAACGCCCCGGTGTTCGTCTTCATCGACAGCGGCGGATCATTCAACAACGACACCGAATGCGTCAACGGGCCGCGCGGAGATGTCGCCGACCATCTCACCAAAGATGTTGTGCCGTACATGAACTCCACATTCGGGGTCAGTCCGGCCGCGGCCAACTGGGGTATCGTCGGCTGGTCGATGGGTGGCACCTGCGCGGTGGACCTGACCGTGATGCATCCCGAGCTGTTCAGCGCGTTCGTCGATATCGCCGGTGACCTCGGCCCCACCGCCGGTACCAAGGAGCAGACCGTCGCGCGCCTGTTCGGTGGCAGCGAGGCCGCGTGGGCCCAGTTCGATCCCAGCACGGTCATGACTGCGCGGGCCGGCTACCAGGGGGTGTCGGGCTGGTTCCAGATCTCCAGTGATGCCCCGACCCCGCACACGGGCAATCAGGCCGCGGCCAGTGACGCCGTGGGGCTGGGTGGTCGCGATGCGGGTGGCAACCCGGGGGATCAGACGGCGGCTGCCCAGACCCTGTGTCGCCTCGGTGCGGCGAAAGGCATGGACTGCGCGGTGATCTCCGCGCCCGGTAAGCACGACTGGCCGTTTGCGAAGGCCGCCTTCACGGCGTCGCTGCCGTGGCTGGCGGGAAAACTGGGTACCCCGGGTGTTCCTCGGGTCGGTTTCCCCACCGCGGCCGCCGCGGCGCCGATCAGCGTGGCGGAGCCGGCTACCGGTAGGTGA
- a CDS encoding nitroreductase/quinone reductase family protein, with protein sequence MSDGLRKFRFERQLGRLVMNPVVAALEKVGVRSRLIVELETTGAKSGLPRRVPLAGRADEDGVWVISQHGRRAGWAHNIAAHPEVRVRVNDQWRSGTATFEPEDDVRTRARTFGGSATALTMRAMESDPISVRITYR encoded by the coding sequence ATGAGTGACGGGTTGCGCAAGTTCAGATTCGAACGTCAACTCGGCCGCCTGGTGATGAACCCGGTGGTCGCGGCTTTGGAGAAGGTGGGCGTGCGCTCACGCCTGATCGTCGAGCTGGAAACCACCGGGGCCAAATCGGGCCTGCCGCGCCGTGTCCCACTCGCCGGCCGTGCCGACGAGGACGGCGTCTGGGTGATCTCGCAGCACGGCCGCCGCGCAGGCTGGGCGCACAACATCGCCGCGCATCCCGAGGTTCGGGTCCGCGTGAATGATCAGTGGCGAAGCGGCACAGCCACCTTCGAACCCGAAGACGACGTCCGGACCAGAGCCCGCACCTTCGGCGGCTCGGCGACGGCGCTGACGATGCGCGCCATGGAGAGCGACCCCATCTCGGTCCGTATCACCTACCGGTAG
- the phoU gene encoding phosphate signaling complex protein PhoU, whose protein sequence is MRTDCHAEIDRLTAALGEMCAVAAHTMECATNALVRADRQTAQRCRAEAARLGQLHHRVDEQAFAILALHAPVAHDLRVVMSAFPISADAHRMGGLSVNIAKVNRSREAVPTPPIALTVFAEMGRHAVALAHSAQSAVLANDLTTAQRITDGDEAMNQLHRLLFGMVLGDRWEHGPRAAANVMLLGRFYERFADHAVGIARRVVFQASGRLPHISMSPI, encoded by the coding sequence ATGCGCACGGACTGTCACGCCGAGATCGACCGCTTGACAGCGGCACTGGGCGAGATGTGCGCGGTCGCGGCTCACACCATGGAGTGCGCGACGAACGCGTTGGTCCGAGCGGACCGGCAGACGGCCCAGCGCTGTCGCGCCGAAGCCGCTCGCCTCGGCCAGCTGCACCACCGGGTGGATGAGCAGGCCTTCGCGATCCTGGCCCTCCACGCTCCGGTGGCACATGACCTTCGGGTGGTCATGTCGGCGTTTCCGATCTCCGCCGACGCCCACCGGATGGGCGGGCTCTCCGTGAACATCGCCAAGGTGAATCGCAGCCGCGAGGCGGTGCCCACACCGCCCATCGCGCTGACGGTCTTCGCCGAGATGGGTCGCCATGCCGTGGCACTGGCCCACAGCGCGCAATCCGCGGTACTGGCCAACGATCTCACGACCGCACAACGGATCACCGACGGCGACGAAGCGATGAACCAGCTGCACCGCCTGCTGTTCGGCATGGTGCTCGGCGACCGTTGGGAGCATGGGCCGAGGGCGGCGGCGAACGTCATGCTGCTCGGCCGGTTCTACGAACGGTTCGCCGATCACGCGGTCGGCATCGCCCGCCGGGTGGTCTTTCAGGCTTCCGGGCGGCTCCCCCACATCAGCATGTCCCCGATCTGA
- a CDS encoding Dps family protein → MTEFTIPGLSDKDGRKIADLLQKQLSTYNDLHLTLKHVHWNVVGPNFIGVHEMIDPQVELVRGFADDVAERIAALGSSPQGTPGAILKDRVWDDYSVGRDTVQAHLAALDLVYDGVISDIRKAIETLDDLDLVSQDLLIGQAGALEKFQWFVRAHLESAGGKLANKGKTTEKGAAKAAR, encoded by the coding sequence ATGACTGAATTCACCATTCCCGGTCTGTCCGACAAGGATGGCCGCAAGATCGCCGATCTGCTGCAGAAGCAGCTCAGCACCTACAACGACCTGCACCTCACCCTCAAGCATGTGCACTGGAATGTGGTGGGCCCGAACTTCATTGGCGTGCACGAGATGATCGACCCGCAGGTTGAGCTGGTGCGCGGCTTCGCCGATGACGTTGCCGAGCGCATTGCCGCCCTTGGATCCTCGCCGCAGGGCACGCCCGGCGCCATCCTCAAGGATCGCGTGTGGGACGACTACTCGGTGGGCCGCGACACCGTGCAGGCGCACCTGGCGGCACTGGATCTGGTGTACGACGGCGTGATCAGCGACATTCGCAAGGCCATCGAGACGTTGGACGACCTCGACCTGGTGTCCCAGGACCTGCTGATCGGCCAGGCCGGAGCGCTGGAGAAGTTCCAGTGGTTCGTCCGTGCGCATCTGGAGAGTGCCGGCGGAAAGCTCGCCAACAAGGGCAAGACCACGGAGAAGGGCGCAGCCAAAGCCGCGAGGTGA